The Strix aluco isolate bStrAlu1 chromosome 1, bStrAlu1.hap1, whole genome shotgun sequence genome has a window encoding:
- the LOC141924456 gene encoding leukocyte elastase inhibitor-like has product MGSLSAANAKFCLDFFKELSKVKINENIFFSPLSISAALSMVQLGAGDNTAKEIEKVLHIHEVLSMRSLGTKSTPEKYGEAGGAHSQFQELLSALGKAGATCSLSIANRLFGEATFQFLQQYLDSARDLYHAELEAVDFINAAEESRGKMNSWVEKQTGGKIKDLFPPGSIDSTTVLALVNAIHFKGQWAIKFEDRNTREMPFQLNKREHRNVPMMCQTGEYKLARRQEEQVTVLELPYTGEELSMFILLPENICDESTGLEQLESAVTYEKLAEWTNMKNVYLQTITVYLPRFRMEETCELIPVLQPLGMRDAFVLEKADFSGLSTKPGLFLSKVIHKSFVEVNEEGTEAAAATVMTVIISSCVSIPYEFRADHPFLFLIKHNPSKNILFFGRCCSP; this is encoded by the exons ATGGGGTCCCTCAGTGCAGCAAATGCCAAGTTCTGCCTGGACTTCTTCAAAGAGCTgagcaaagtgaaaataaatgaaaatatcttcttCTCCCCACTGAGCATCTCAGCTGCCCTGAGCATGGTCCAGCTGGGTGCCGGAGACAACACAGCTAAAGAGATAGAAAAG GTGCTTCATATTCATGAGGTGCTGAGCATGAGAAGTTTAGGAACCAAGAGCACCCCTGAAAAG TATGGAGAAGCCGGAGGAGCCCATTCTCAATTCCAGGAGCTTCTGTCTGCCCTTGGCAAGGCTGGTGCTACATGTTCCCTCAGCATTGCCAATCGACTCTTTGGAGAAGCAACTTTTCAGTTCCTTCAG CAATACTTAGACTCCGCAAGGGATTTGTACCATGCAGAGCTGGAAGCAGTGGACTTCATTAATGCTGCTGAAGAGTCCAGAGGGAAGATGAATTCCTGGGTGGAAAAGCAAACTGGTG ggaaaattaaaGATCTGTTCCCTCCTGGCTCTATTGATAGCACAACGGTGCTAGCTCTGGTCAACGCTATACACTTCAAAGGGCAATGGGCTATAAAATTTGAGGACAGAAACACCAGGGAAATGCCTTTCCAACTGAACAAG AGAGAGCACAGGAATGTACCAATGATGTGTCAGACAGGAGAGTATAAATTAGCCAGGAGACAAGAAGAGCAAGTGACAGTGCTGGAGCTCCCGTACActggagaagagctcagcatgtTCATTCTTCTGCCAGAAAACATCTGTGATGAGTCTACTGGCCTTGAACAG CTAGAGAGTGCTGTCACCTATGAGAAATTAGCAGAATGGACTAACATGAAGAATGTGTATCTGCAAACAATTACAGTATACTTGCCCCGGTTCAGAATGGAGGAGACCTGTGAGCTCATACCAGTACTGCAGCCTCTGGGGATGAGGGATGCCTTCGTCCTTGAAAAAGCTGATTTCTCTGGGCTTTCAACAAAGCCTGGGCTGTTCCTCTCCAAGGTCATTCACAAGTCCTTTGTGGAAGTTAACGAAGAAGGCACTGAGGCAGCTGCTGCTACAGTGATGACTGTAATAATTTCGTCGTGCGTCTCCATTCCTTATGAGTTCAGAGCTGACCACCCATTCCTCTTCTTAATCAAACACAATCCAAGCAAGAACATTCTCTTTTTTGGCCGATGTTGTTCCCCCTAA